Proteins encoded in a region of the Larimichthys crocea isolate SSNF chromosome XVI, L_crocea_2.0, whole genome shotgun sequence genome:
- the ino80e gene encoding INO80 complex subunit E isoform X3: MSHRQNQTREMNGQADVEVDYKRKYKNLKRKLKFLVYEQECFQEELRRAQRKLLKVSRDKSFLLDRLLQYERVDEDSSDSDATVSSENSEGEGPRERERERDGAKKRRSSPGVCLPSSSSPHLSLLSRSGVNPLQSSGSGPYLNTVVAPMAANYPSATSGTPAASGPFSWVPRQMLSGDAAEEEGDSDRDSDRGDEDRGEGDEAELVIDIPNE; encoded by the exons ATGTCGCACAGACAGAACCAAACAAGAG AAATGAACGGCCAGGCGGATGTTGAGGTTGACTACAAGCGGAAATACAAAAATCTGAAGCGAAAATTAAAATTTCTTGTTTAT GAGCAGGAATGTttccaggaggagctgaggagagcACAGAGAAAACTCCTCAAAGTTTCCAGGGACAAGAG CTTCCTTCTGGACAGACTGCTACAGTATGAGAGAGTAGATGAAGACTCCTCAG ATTCAGATGCAACAGTTTCTTCAGAGAATAGTGAAGGAGAAGGCCcgagggagagggaaagagagcgAGATGGAGCAAAGAA GCGAAGAAGTAGCCCTGGGGTGTGTCTTCCTTCATCATCCTCCCCCCATCTCTCCCTGCTGTCTCGTTCTGGTGTAAATCCCCTACAGTCATCTGGCTCTGGACCCTATCTGAACACT GTTGTTGCCCCTATGGCAGCTAATTACCCATCAGCCACCTCGGGCACTCCAGCAGCCAGCGGCCCCTTCAGTTGGGTTCCCAGACAGATGCTTAGTGGAGATGCAGCTGAAGAGGAGGGTGACAGCGATCGAGACAGCGACAGGGGAGATGAAGACCGAGGGGAGGGAGATGAGGCTGAACTAGTTATCGACATCCCAAATGAGTga
- the ino80e gene encoding INO80 complex subunit E isoform X1 gives MSHRQNQTREMNGQADVEVDYKRKYKNLKRKLKFLVYEQECFQEELRRAQRKLLKVSRDKSFLLDRLLQYERVDEDSSDSDATVSSENSEGEGPRERERERDGAKKRRSSPGVCLPSSSSPHLSLLSRSGVNPLQSSGSGPYLNTMPFPPEYLAPPAERMKKERKTKAPKNKKETMGKVVAPMAANYPSATSGTPAASGPFSWVPRQMLSGDAAEEEGDSDRDSDRGDEDRGEGDEAELVIDIPNE, from the exons ATGTCGCACAGACAGAACCAAACAAGAG AAATGAACGGCCAGGCGGATGTTGAGGTTGACTACAAGCGGAAATACAAAAATCTGAAGCGAAAATTAAAATTTCTTGTTTAT GAGCAGGAATGTttccaggaggagctgaggagagcACAGAGAAAACTCCTCAAAGTTTCCAGGGACAAGAG CTTCCTTCTGGACAGACTGCTACAGTATGAGAGAGTAGATGAAGACTCCTCAG ATTCAGATGCAACAGTTTCTTCAGAGAATAGTGAAGGAGAAGGCCcgagggagagggaaagagagcgAGATGGAGCAAAGAA GCGAAGAAGTAGCCCTGGGGTGTGTCTTCCTTCATCATCCTCCCCCCATCTCTCCCTGCTGTCTCGTTCTGGTGTAAATCCCCTACAGTCATCTGGCTCTGGACCCTATCTGAACACT ATGCCCTTCCCACCAGAGTATTTGGCTCCTCCAGCTGAACgaatgaagaaagagagaaaaacaaaggcgcctaaaaacaagaaagagacCATGGGGAAG GTTGTTGCCCCTATGGCAGCTAATTACCCATCAGCCACCTCGGGCACTCCAGCAGCCAGCGGCCCCTTCAGTTGGGTTCCCAGACAGATGCTTAGTGGAGATGCAGCTGAAGAGGAGGGTGACAGCGATCGAGACAGCGACAGGGGAGATGAAGACCGAGGGGAGGGAGATGAGGCTGAACTAGTTATCGACATCCCAAATGAGTga
- the si:dkeyp-77h1.4 gene encoding uncharacterized protein si:dkeyp-77h1.4, which yields MATVSVITFSFLLATALSAPIKVDEDSMTLFHGEDFHIMLPSLECEVTFRNRSAPRSADVVLMRGGVVVNNRAKLNRHLSHLIIDAVGEGDEGMYTVKNPDIPDDVRRLALVVRDCSNEQSIKYGDPYHIPLLGVTLPITLEYRPSAVEANQTSRPALVLLTRTGLSREGYQGRISVSERHVTLSAVTGADEGSYTVRDAEGDIQRKVCLNVREHQNFVILPYGKRLKINLILNSSLVQLYYSPDSDPTPRLLLDKGEFTNAIEELNLQDRLSMEGSLVLLDQVKGADAGQFKITDILGFTVSSIHLEVQPYKLESLYVAIIALLGLLVFLLLVCLLSCLIKVKKRAKRAAALEKLAQNAGKEDEGEAFRQVVKNITKLSEESKHSQADNTEKSQSTEVDIKGLEVSSKEVGVDNLETSDSGVGFNTALPLDTDTDVPDPISESVAVTISAAPETKPSPPSAAETKPSAPPALEITPSPVAETKASPAPETMSTPDQPVEAKLDVSKPSEIKLSPAPSPEPKARLSPADLKPAPTPEPPKPTTPEPITNGTPEPGLDSKPSPEHIDIIGGSAPKAAPPKTPEVELKSSGAALEASKEGTVAEDSTTTT from the exons ATGGCGACAGTCAGTGTGATCACATTCAGCTTTCTGCTCGCCACAG CTCTTTCTGCTCCTATTAAAG TTGATGAGGACTCCATGACCTTGTTCCATGGGGAGGATTTCCACATCATGTTGCCCTCACTGGAGTGTGAGGTCACATTTCGGAACAGGTCTGCTCCACGGTCGGCCGATGTGGTGCTGATGCGAGGCGGCGTCGTGGTCAACAATCGTGCAAAACTCAACCGCCACCTCAGCCACCTCATTATCGATGCTGTCGGTGAAGGAGACGAGGGCATGTACACCGTGAAGAATCCAGATATACCCGACGACGTCAGACGTCTCGCGCTTGTAGTCCGAG ATTGCTCCAACGAGCAGTCCATTAAATATGGAGACCCCTACCATATTCCACTGTTAGGGGTGACTCTTCCCATCACACTGGAGTACAGGCCCAGTGCTGTGGAGGCCAACCAGACATCTAG ACCTGCTCTGGTGCTGCTCACCAGGACAGGGCTGTCCAGGGAGGGCTACCAGGGTCGAATCAGCGTTAGTGAGCGCCATGTCACCCTCAGTGCTGTCACGGGTGCAGACGAAGGTAGCTACACTGTCAGGGATGCCGAAGGTGATATCCAAAGGAAAGTGTGTCTCAACGTCAGAG aGCACCAAAACTTTGTGATCCTGCCATATGGAAAAAGACTGAAGATCAACCTGATACTCAACAGCTCTTTGGTCCAACTGTACTACAGCCCCGACTCTGACCCCACACCCCGTCTGCTGCTGGACAAGGGAGAATTTACAAAT gCCATAGAGGAGCTGAATCTCCAGGACCGTCTCTCTATGGAGGGTTCATTGGTTTTACTGGATCAAGTCAAGGGTGCAGATGCAGGACAGTTCAAAATTACTGACATACTGGGGTTCACTGTGTCCAGCATCCACCTGGAAGTACAAC CCTACAAGCTGGAGTCGCTGTATGTGGCCATCATCGCCCTGTTGGGCTTGCTGGTTTTCCTTCTGCTGGTTTGTCTGCTGTCCTGCTTGATCAAAGTGAAGAAGAGGGCCAAGAGGGCCGCTGCCCTGGAGAAGCTTGCCCAGAATGCCGGCAAAGAGGATGAGGGAGAGGCCTTCAGACAG GTGGTCAAGAACATCACCAAACTCAGTGAGGAATCAAAGCACTCCCAGgcagacaacacagagaaatCTCAAAGCACTGAGGTGGACATTAAA GGTCTGGAGGTTTCCTCTAAAGAGGTTGGGGTTGATAACCTAGAGACCAGTGACTCTGGCGTTGGCTTTAACACCGCCCTCCCACTGGACACTGACACTGATGTCCCTGATCCAATCTCTGAGTCCGTGGCTGTAACCATCTCTGCTGCCCCTGAAACCAAACCAAGTCCTCCATCTGCTGCTGAGACCAAGCCAAGTGCTCCACCAGCTTTGGAAATTACGCCCAGTCCAGTAGCTGAAACTAAAGCCTCCCCAGCACCCGAGACCATGTCAACCCCTGATCAGCCAGTGGAAGCAAAGTTGGATGTGTCCAAACCATCAGAAATTAAGCTCAGCCCAGCCCCGAGTCCTGAGCCTAAGGCTCGTCTGAGTCCTGCTGATCTAAAGCCTGCACCCACACCTGAGCCCCCCAAACCAACTACACCGGAACCTATTACCAACGGTACACCTGAGCCAGGCCTGGATTCCAAACCAAGCCCAGAGCACATTGATATCATCGGAGGCTCAGCTCCAAAAGCAGCCCCCCCTAAAACCCCTGAAGTGGAGCTGAAATCTAGTGGTGCTGCACTGGAGGCCAGCAAAGAGGGCACTGTGGCTGAGGATTCAACCACCACCACCTGA
- the si:ch73-54f23.4 gene encoding zinc-binding protein A33 isoform X1 encodes MSSNLSLFLALSITIVNTFSRDFSMFACRTGMYQNHTKDTNNNCNKRLLCDHKEKLIQAIKRIKHEVDECKEAERETCVESLEVENSFDALEREIRAEFQNLHRFLDEEEYKDLERLRRERQKQLKQLKEREKKIAEQGKDLERAIAVLNSKLAEEDSPKLLKEIQDLTKRSQVSFVLPAEVDTEVRSGQFVGPIQYRIWKHMKSCLYPNITSMTFDPETAHPNLSVSESCSSVWFEEAKDTKDCRANPRRFHYYYCVLGHQGFTTGRHYWEVEVGNKTAWRLGVAQEDVPRGEMAATGTSCGLWTLALKSGSIMACTDPMPTKVKVSVSLVRIGVFLDCEKEEVSFYNAVTMAPIYTFSMETTGVPLFPFYNPCDTDNGKNTAELKIFKPSL; translated from the exons atgtccTCTAATTTGTccctctttcttgctctctccaTCACTATTGTTAACACTTTCTCAAGAGACTTCTCAATGTTTGCTTGCAGAACTGGAATGTACCAAAACCACACCAAAgacaccaacaacaactgcaaTAAACGGCTTCTTTGTGACCACAAG gaaaAGCTTATCCAGGCTATTAAAAGAATCAAGCACGAGGTAGATGAGTgcaaagaagcagagagagagacgtgcgTAGAGTCACTGGAAGTAGAG AACAGTTTTGATGCCCTGGAACGAGAAATCAGAGCCGAGTTTCAGAATCTTCATCGCTTCCTGGATGAGGAGGAGTATAAGGACCTGGAACGAttgaggagggagagacagaaacaactgaagcagctgaaggaaagagagaagaaaatagcAGAGCAAGGGAAAGACCTGGAGAGAGCCATCGCTGTACTCAACAGCAAACTGGCTGAGGAAGACAGTCCCAAACTGCTCAAA GAGATTCAAGATCTTACAAAAAG ATCTCAGGTCAGCTTTGTTCTCCCAGCGGAGGTGGATACTGAGGTGCGCTCCGGCCAGTTTGTGGGGCCCATACAGTACAGGATATGGAAGCACATGAAGAGCTGCCTTTACCCAA ATATTACAtcaatgacctttgaccccgaGACAGCCCATCCtaatctgtctgtgtctgagtcGTGCAGCTCAGTGTGGTTTGAGGAGGCTAAGGACACAAAGGATTGCCGGGCCAACCCACGACGTTTTCACTATTATTACTGCGTGTTAGGCCATCAGGGCTTCACCACAGGCCGACActactgggaggtggaggtgggaaaTAAGACAGCATGGAGGTTGGGCGTAGCACAAGAAGATGTCCCAAGAGGGGAGATGGCTGCTACTGGCACCTCCTGTGGCCTCTGGACCCTGGCCCTGAAGAGTGGATCCATCATGGCTTGCACAGACCCAATGCCCACCAAGGTCAAAGTGTCTGTCAGTCTTGTCCGCATCGGTGTGTTCTTAGACTGTGAAAAGGAGGAGGTGTCTTTCTATAATGCTGTTACAATGGCACCAATCTACACCTTCTCTATGGAGACAACTGGGGTCCCACTGTTCCCCTTTTATAATCCATGTGACACGGATAATGGGAAGAACACAGCAGAACTGAAGATCTTTAAGCCTTCGCTATGA
- the ino80e gene encoding INO80 complex subunit E isoform X2: MNGQADVEVDYKRKYKNLKRKLKFLVYEQECFQEELRRAQRKLLKVSRDKSFLLDRLLQYERVDEDSSDSDATVSSENSEGEGPRERERERDGAKKRRSSPGVCLPSSSSPHLSLLSRSGVNPLQSSGSGPYLNTMPFPPEYLAPPAERMKKERKTKAPKNKKETMGKVVAPMAANYPSATSGTPAASGPFSWVPRQMLSGDAAEEEGDSDRDSDRGDEDRGEGDEAELVIDIPNE, translated from the exons ATGAACGGCCAGGCGGATGTTGAGGTTGACTACAAGCGGAAATACAAAAATCTGAAGCGAAAATTAAAATTTCTTGTTTAT GAGCAGGAATGTttccaggaggagctgaggagagcACAGAGAAAACTCCTCAAAGTTTCCAGGGACAAGAG CTTCCTTCTGGACAGACTGCTACAGTATGAGAGAGTAGATGAAGACTCCTCAG ATTCAGATGCAACAGTTTCTTCAGAGAATAGTGAAGGAGAAGGCCcgagggagagggaaagagagcgAGATGGAGCAAAGAA GCGAAGAAGTAGCCCTGGGGTGTGTCTTCCTTCATCATCCTCCCCCCATCTCTCCCTGCTGTCTCGTTCTGGTGTAAATCCCCTACAGTCATCTGGCTCTGGACCCTATCTGAACACT ATGCCCTTCCCACCAGAGTATTTGGCTCCTCCAGCTGAACgaatgaagaaagagagaaaaacaaaggcgcctaaaaacaagaaagagacCATGGGGAAG GTTGTTGCCCCTATGGCAGCTAATTACCCATCAGCCACCTCGGGCACTCCAGCAGCCAGCGGCCCCTTCAGTTGGGTTCCCAGACAGATGCTTAGTGGAGATGCAGCTGAAGAGGAGGGTGACAGCGATCGAGACAGCGACAGGGGAGATGAAGACCGAGGGGAGGGAGATGAGGCTGAACTAGTTATCGACATCCCAAATGAGTga
- the si:ch73-54f23.2 gene encoding uncharacterized protein si:ch73-54f23.2 isoform X1: MLCPAAVSAAAAAVWLLAVLGPGLSLPDEDNSDPGFSLCSHCFYRQMPPRGASAGPPLSLQCHTLPGGQAFATLSKPTCDTAVYSAFHLSHGWTERGEEAEEEEEGQLVTEEEDHIKVAGPALLRGGSDPSNPASPTASLLQNWDSAVTTLVQSSIIPQCNTSGGDLYILTGVGGLGAAEDGDEECQTKPLWSAMCCVVPEGNGGFSVGLIREAEEGERQVSVKELEEMLGVAELFSGGCGGADGVTAGIIAGLHSEGLPGNIENADADLTGANDDDSNAEREEVGSDTTRQDSNDDTKETREAVIAGEQVAGVESQPEEADDADVTQESSADAATSEGSSEGQHNVMHSRTVRSGPSESSAEYEAVDEQETDTNSSNTLVFLLSTTMSILKAPLQPVFSTITQLPGQVTYVLQEDLGVLLALPGDTFSLLHLLTSDLLSWMGSAAEMILGIGETCCFSVYYCTSSMLEALLNSCHTGVTGMGTLAGDTVGIFGDVLDNGWWVTKFFGGRLWEQSEGYVETVVSEMGGQAKAVGGGLGSLAWSGGNGVGNVFRLGGGLIMGLVDTVVVAVREGFGEESE; encoded by the exons ATGCTgtgtcctgctgctgtcagtgcagCTGCTGCGGCTGTCTGGCTGCTGGCAGTGCTGGGCCCAGGCCTGTCTCTTCCAGATGAGGACAACTCAGACCCAGGCTTCAGTCTCTGCAGCCACTGCTTCTACAGACAGATGCCTCCTCGGGGAGCCTCTGCAGGACCACCGCTGAGCCTACAATGCCACACACTGCCCGGGGGACAGGCGTTTGCCACTCTGTCCAAACCGACCTGTGACACAGCTGTCTACTCTGCCTTCCATCTTAGCCATGGATGGacggagagaggggaggaggcggaggaggaggaggagggtcagCTTGTG acagaggaagaagaccATATTAAAGTGGCAGGACCAGCCCTTCTCAGAGGAGGCAGCGATCCATCTAATCCTGCCTCGCCAACAGCCTCCCTGCTTCAAAACTGGGACTCAGCAGTCACAACACTGGTCCAGTCAAGCATCATTCCCCAGTGCAACACTTCAGGGGGTGATCTCTACATCCTGACCGGGGTGGGAGGTCTTGGGGCTGCTGAGGATGGAGACGAGGAGTGTCAGACAAAGCCGCTGTGGTCTGCAATGTGCTGTGTTGTCCCTGAGGGGAACGGTGGCTTCAGTGTGGGGTTAAtcagagaggcagaagaaggGGAGAGGCAAGTGAGCGTGAAGGAGCTAGAGGAGATGCTTGGAGTGGCAGAGCTGTTCTCAGGAGGCTGCGGAGGAGCAGATGGAGTGACTGCTGGAATCATAGCAGGCCTTCACAGTGAGGGGCTCCCTGGAAATATAGAAAACGCAGATGCGGATCTTACTGGAGCTAATGATGACGATTCAAACGCTGAAAGAGAAGAGGTTGGTTCAGATACCACCAGGCAAGATTCAAATGATGACACTAAGGAAACCAGAGAGGCAGTGATTGCTGGAGAACAGGTGGCTGGTGTTGAATCTCAGCCAGAGGAAGCTGATGATGCAGACGTCACACAAGAAAGTTCAGCAGATGCAGCGACTTCAGAGGGTAGCAGTGAAGGGCAGCATAATGTGATGCATTCAAGAACTGTCAGATCAGGGCCCTCTGAGTCCTCAGCTGAATATGAAGCTGTGGATGaacaagagacagacacaaactccAGCAACACTCTGGTCTTCCTCCTTTCCACCACTATGTCCATCCTCAAAGCTCCGCTGCAGCCTGTGTTCTCCACAATCACACAGTTACCTGGACAG GTGACATACGTTCTTCAGGAAGACCTTGGAGTTCTGTTGGCCCTTCCTGGAGATACTTTCTCCCTGCTCCACCTCTTGACCTCAGACCTCCTGTCCTGGATGGGctctgctgcagaaatgatACTAGGTATTGGGGAAACCTGCTGCTTCAGTGTCTACTACTGCACCTCCTCCATGTTGGAGGCTCTCCTGAACAGCTGCCACACTGGAGTCACCGGCATGGGGACTCTGGCTGGAGATACAGTAGGGATATTTGGTGATGTGTTAGATAATGGTTGGTGGGTGACCAAGTTCTTTGGAGGGCGGCTTTGGGAGCAGAGTGAGGGGTATGTAGAAACAGTGGTTTCAGAGATGGGGGGTCAGGCGAAGGCTGTGGGTGGTGGGTTGGGGAGTCTGGCTTGGAGTGGTGGAAACGGGGTGGGTAACGTGTTTAGGCTTGGAGGTGGTTTGATTATGGGGTTGGTGGATACAGTCGTCGTTGCAGTGAGAGAGGGTTTTGGGGAGgagtcagaataa
- the si:ch73-54f23.2 gene encoding uncharacterized protein si:ch73-54f23.2 isoform X2, whose amino-acid sequence MLCPAAVSAAAAAVWLLAVLGPGLSLPDEDNSDPGFSLCSHCFYRQMPPRGASAGPPLSLQCHTLPGGQAFATLSKPTCDTAVYSAFHLSHGWTERGEEAEEEEEGQLVTEEEDHIKVAGPALLRGGSDPSNPASPTASLLQNWDSAVTTLVQSSIIPQCNTSGGDLYILTGVGGLGAAEDGDEECQTKPLWSAMCCVVPEGNGGFSVGLIREAEEGERQVSVKELEEMLGVAELFSGGCGGADGVTAGIIAGLHSEGLPGNIENADADLTGANDDDSNAEREEVTYVLQEDLGVLLALPGDTFSLLHLLTSDLLSWMGSAAEMILGIGETCCFSVYYCTSSMLEALLNSCHTGVTGMGTLAGDTVGIFGDVLDNGWWVTKFFGGRLWEQSEGYVETVVSEMGGQAKAVGGGLGSLAWSGGNGVGNVFRLGGGLIMGLVDTVVVAVREGFGEESE is encoded by the exons ATGCTgtgtcctgctgctgtcagtgcagCTGCTGCGGCTGTCTGGCTGCTGGCAGTGCTGGGCCCAGGCCTGTCTCTTCCAGATGAGGACAACTCAGACCCAGGCTTCAGTCTCTGCAGCCACTGCTTCTACAGACAGATGCCTCCTCGGGGAGCCTCTGCAGGACCACCGCTGAGCCTACAATGCCACACACTGCCCGGGGGACAGGCGTTTGCCACTCTGTCCAAACCGACCTGTGACACAGCTGTCTACTCTGCCTTCCATCTTAGCCATGGATGGacggagagaggggaggaggcggaggaggaggaggagggtcagCTTGTG acagaggaagaagaccATATTAAAGTGGCAGGACCAGCCCTTCTCAGAGGAGGCAGCGATCCATCTAATCCTGCCTCGCCAACAGCCTCCCTGCTTCAAAACTGGGACTCAGCAGTCACAACACTGGTCCAGTCAAGCATCATTCCCCAGTGCAACACTTCAGGGGGTGATCTCTACATCCTGACCGGGGTGGGAGGTCTTGGGGCTGCTGAGGATGGAGACGAGGAGTGTCAGACAAAGCCGCTGTGGTCTGCAATGTGCTGTGTTGTCCCTGAGGGGAACGGTGGCTTCAGTGTGGGGTTAAtcagagaggcagaagaaggGGAGAGGCAAGTGAGCGTGAAGGAGCTAGAGGAGATGCTTGGAGTGGCAGAGCTGTTCTCAGGAGGCTGCGGAGGAGCAGATGGAGTGACTGCTGGAATCATAGCAGGCCTTCACAGTGAGGGGCTCCCTGGAAATATAGAAAACGCAGATGCGGATCTTACTGGAGCTAATGATGACGATTCAAACGCTGAAAGAGAAGAG GTGACATACGTTCTTCAGGAAGACCTTGGAGTTCTGTTGGCCCTTCCTGGAGATACTTTCTCCCTGCTCCACCTCTTGACCTCAGACCTCCTGTCCTGGATGGGctctgctgcagaaatgatACTAGGTATTGGGGAAACCTGCTGCTTCAGTGTCTACTACTGCACCTCCTCCATGTTGGAGGCTCTCCTGAACAGCTGCCACACTGGAGTCACCGGCATGGGGACTCTGGCTGGAGATACAGTAGGGATATTTGGTGATGTGTTAGATAATGGTTGGTGGGTGACCAAGTTCTTTGGAGGGCGGCTTTGGGAGCAGAGTGAGGGGTATGTAGAAACAGTGGTTTCAGAGATGGGGGGTCAGGCGAAGGCTGTGGGTGGTGGGTTGGGGAGTCTGGCTTGGAGTGGTGGAAACGGGGTGGGTAACGTGTTTAGGCTTGGAGGTGGTTTGATTATGGGGTTGGTGGATACAGTCGTCGTTGCAGTGAGAGAGGGTTTTGGGGAGgagtcagaataa
- the si:ch73-54f23.4 gene encoding zinc-binding protein A33 isoform X2, whose translation MYQNHTKDTNNNCNKRLLCDHKEKLIQAIKRIKHEVDECKEAERETCVESLEVENSFDALEREIRAEFQNLHRFLDEEEYKDLERLRRERQKQLKQLKEREKKIAEQGKDLERAIAVLNSKLAEEDSPKLLKEIQDLTKRSQVSFVLPAEVDTEVRSGQFVGPIQYRIWKHMKSCLYPNITSMTFDPETAHPNLSVSESCSSVWFEEAKDTKDCRANPRRFHYYYCVLGHQGFTTGRHYWEVEVGNKTAWRLGVAQEDVPRGEMAATGTSCGLWTLALKSGSIMACTDPMPTKVKVSVSLVRIGVFLDCEKEEVSFYNAVTMAPIYTFSMETTGVPLFPFYNPCDTDNGKNTAELKIFKPSL comes from the exons ATGTACCAAAACCACACCAAAgacaccaacaacaactgcaaTAAACGGCTTCTTTGTGACCACAAG gaaaAGCTTATCCAGGCTATTAAAAGAATCAAGCACGAGGTAGATGAGTgcaaagaagcagagagagagacgtgcgTAGAGTCACTGGAAGTAGAG AACAGTTTTGATGCCCTGGAACGAGAAATCAGAGCCGAGTTTCAGAATCTTCATCGCTTCCTGGATGAGGAGGAGTATAAGGACCTGGAACGAttgaggagggagagacagaaacaactgaagcagctgaaggaaagagagaagaaaatagcAGAGCAAGGGAAAGACCTGGAGAGAGCCATCGCTGTACTCAACAGCAAACTGGCTGAGGAAGACAGTCCCAAACTGCTCAAA GAGATTCAAGATCTTACAAAAAG ATCTCAGGTCAGCTTTGTTCTCCCAGCGGAGGTGGATACTGAGGTGCGCTCCGGCCAGTTTGTGGGGCCCATACAGTACAGGATATGGAAGCACATGAAGAGCTGCCTTTACCCAA ATATTACAtcaatgacctttgaccccgaGACAGCCCATCCtaatctgtctgtgtctgagtcGTGCAGCTCAGTGTGGTTTGAGGAGGCTAAGGACACAAAGGATTGCCGGGCCAACCCACGACGTTTTCACTATTATTACTGCGTGTTAGGCCATCAGGGCTTCACCACAGGCCGACActactgggaggtggaggtgggaaaTAAGACAGCATGGAGGTTGGGCGTAGCACAAGAAGATGTCCCAAGAGGGGAGATGGCTGCTACTGGCACCTCCTGTGGCCTCTGGACCCTGGCCCTGAAGAGTGGATCCATCATGGCTTGCACAGACCCAATGCCCACCAAGGTCAAAGTGTCTGTCAGTCTTGTCCGCATCGGTGTGTTCTTAGACTGTGAAAAGGAGGAGGTGTCTTTCTATAATGCTGTTACAATGGCACCAATCTACACCTTCTCTATGGAGACAACTGGGGTCCCACTGTTCCCCTTTTATAATCCATGTGACACGGATAATGGGAAGAACACAGCAGAACTGAAGATCTTTAAGCCTTCGCTATGA